One window of the Amycolatopsis mediterranei genome contains the following:
- a CDS encoding response regulator, producing MSQPILMTVDDDPAVSRSVARDLRRRYGKDYRVIRADSGPDALDALREIKLRGDAVAAILADYRMPQMDGIAFLEKAMDLFPHARRALLTAYADTDAAIQAINVVDVDHYLLKPWDPPEEKLYPVIDALVETWKAVGDKPVEEVKLIGHRYNSPSFHLRDFLARNAVPYRWYSVDDDEGGRILQAAEATDKDIPVVVTPDGTVLKNPTGSEIADAVGLSTRPAQEFYDLVVIGGGPAGLGAAVYGASEGLRTVLVEKKATGGQAGTSSRIENYLGFPDGVSGAQLTDRARRQAQKFGAEVLTARDVVGLQARGSQRVITFGDGSEIAAHSVILASGVNYRALEADGIEELSGRGVYYGSAATEAPECKGEHVYIVGGANSAGQAAVFFSRHASDVTILVRGASLESSMSHYLIEQIAGIENIHVRTHTTVKEVHGDGHLERLTLCENGVTETVDTGHLFIFIGAAPRTDWLGDAIHRDEHGFVCTGPDLLSAGQRPAGWPLDRDPHYLESSIPGVFVAGDVRSQSVKRVASAVGEGAMAVTLVHRYLEEQ from the coding sequence GTGAGCCAGCCGATCCTGATGACCGTCGACGACGATCCCGCCGTGTCCCGCTCGGTCGCCCGTGACCTGCGCCGGCGCTACGGGAAGGACTACCGCGTCATCCGCGCCGACTCCGGCCCGGACGCCCTCGACGCGCTGCGCGAGATCAAGCTGCGCGGCGACGCCGTCGCGGCGATCCTCGCCGACTACCGGATGCCGCAGATGGACGGGATCGCCTTCCTCGAGAAGGCGATGGACCTGTTCCCGCACGCCCGCCGCGCCCTGCTGACCGCCTACGCCGACACCGACGCCGCGATCCAGGCGATCAACGTCGTCGACGTCGACCACTACCTGCTCAAGCCGTGGGACCCGCCGGAGGAGAAGCTCTACCCGGTGATCGACGCGCTGGTCGAGACCTGGAAAGCGGTCGGCGACAAGCCGGTCGAAGAGGTCAAGCTCATCGGCCACCGCTACAACTCGCCCTCGTTCCACCTGCGCGACTTCCTCGCGCGCAACGCCGTCCCGTACCGCTGGTACTCGGTCGACGACGACGAGGGCGGCCGGATCCTGCAGGCCGCCGAGGCGACCGACAAGGACATCCCGGTGGTCGTCACGCCGGACGGCACCGTCCTCAAGAACCCGACCGGCAGCGAGATCGCCGACGCGGTCGGGTTGTCGACCCGGCCGGCGCAGGAGTTCTACGACCTCGTCGTCATCGGCGGCGGCCCGGCCGGCCTCGGTGCCGCGGTGTACGGCGCCTCCGAAGGCCTGCGCACGGTGCTCGTCGAGAAGAAGGCCACCGGCGGCCAGGCCGGCACCAGCTCGCGCATCGAGAACTACCTCGGCTTCCCCGACGGCGTCTCCGGCGCGCAGCTGACCGACCGCGCCCGGCGCCAGGCCCAGAAGTTCGGCGCCGAGGTGCTGACCGCCCGCGACGTCGTCGGTCTCCAGGCCCGCGGTTCGCAGCGGGTGATCACCTTCGGTGACGGCAGTGAGATCGCGGCGCACTCGGTGATCCTGGCCAGCGGCGTCAACTACCGCGCCCTGGAGGCCGACGGCATCGAGGAGCTGAGCGGCCGCGGCGTCTACTACGGCTCGGCCGCGACCGAGGCGCCCGAGTGCAAGGGCGAGCACGTCTACATCGTCGGCGGCGCCAACTCCGCCGGGCAGGCCGCGGTGTTCTTCTCCCGCCACGCCAGCGACGTCACGATCCTGGTGCGCGGTGCGTCGCTGGAGTCCTCGATGTCGCACTACCTGATCGAGCAGATCGCCGGGATCGAGAACATCCACGTCCGCACGCACACCACCGTCAAGGAGGTGCACGGCGACGGCCACCTCGAGCGGCTCACGCTGTGCGAGAACGGCGTCACCGAGACGGTCGACACCGGGCACCTGTTCATCTTCATCGGCGCCGCCCCGCGCACCGACTGGCTCGGCGACGCCATCCACCGCGACGAGCACGGGTTCGTGTGCACCGGGCCGGACCTGCTGAGCGCCGGGCAGCGGCCGGCGGGCTGGCCGCTCGACCGTGATCCGCACTACCTCGAGTCGTCGATCCCGGGCGTGTTCGTGGCCGGTGACGTGCGGTCGCAGTCGGTCAAGCGGGTGGCCTCCGCGGTCGGCGAGGGCGCGATGGCCGTGACGCTGGTACACCGGTACCTGGAGGAACAATGA
- a CDS encoding ATP-binding protein, translated as MSALPREELRGLFLFEHLSEAQLDWVAANGVIEEYEGDTFVIREGDEATCFYVILNGAVRMTRLVSGTEVETNRSDQRGAYFGATQFFVHQDAEHRYGASVQALSDLTLLALPSKEFSTEFRRWFPMATHLLEGMYLGWRNSDTVIGSRRRLLALGELSAGLTHELNNPAAAAVRATSALRERVAGMRHKLAFLAKKDIDPELLYQLIDVQERLVKQVVQAEKLTAMQQSDREDEIGDWFDDRGIDGGWDLADIYVRAGLTTADLDNVLEQVGDTFIDGAVRWLAYALETEMLMGEIEDSTTRISALVGKAKQYSQMDRAPHQWVDVHDGLDSTLVMLSGKIGGGIRVVKEYDRSLPKIPAYPAELNQVWTNIIDNALGAMKGEGTLRLRTWRVDDQIRVEIGDTGPGIPADIKPRIFEPFFTTKPVGEGTGLGLDISWKIVVERHQGDLRVESEPGNTRFEVCLPTVEQASL; from the coding sequence ATGAGCGCACTGCCGCGGGAAGAGCTTCGCGGCCTCTTCCTGTTCGAACACCTTTCCGAAGCCCAGCTCGACTGGGTCGCCGCCAACGGCGTGATCGAGGAGTACGAAGGCGACACGTTCGTCATCCGCGAGGGCGACGAGGCGACCTGCTTCTACGTGATCCTGAACGGCGCCGTCCGGATGACGCGGCTGGTCAGCGGCACCGAAGTCGAGACCAACCGGTCCGACCAGCGCGGCGCCTACTTCGGCGCGACGCAGTTCTTCGTGCACCAGGACGCCGAGCACCGCTACGGCGCTTCGGTGCAGGCGCTGAGCGACCTGACGCTGCTGGCGCTGCCGTCGAAGGAGTTCTCCACCGAGTTCCGCAGGTGGTTCCCGATGGCGACGCACCTGCTGGAAGGCATGTACCTCGGCTGGCGCAACAGCGACACGGTGATCGGCTCCCGCCGTCGCCTGCTGGCGCTCGGCGAGCTCTCGGCCGGCCTGACGCACGAGCTGAACAACCCGGCCGCGGCCGCCGTCCGGGCGACGTCCGCCCTGCGCGAACGCGTCGCCGGGATGCGGCACAAGCTCGCCTTCCTGGCCAAGAAGGACATCGACCCGGAGCTGCTCTACCAGCTCATCGACGTCCAGGAACGCCTGGTCAAGCAGGTCGTGCAGGCCGAGAAGCTGACGGCGATGCAGCAGTCCGACCGCGAGGACGAGATCGGCGACTGGTTCGACGACCGCGGCATCGACGGCGGCTGGGACCTCGCCGACATCTACGTCCGCGCCGGGCTGACCACCGCCGACCTGGACAACGTCCTGGAGCAGGTGGGCGACACCTTCATCGACGGCGCCGTTCGCTGGCTCGCCTACGCGCTCGAAACCGAGATGCTGATGGGCGAGATCGAGGACTCCACGACCCGGATCTCCGCGCTGGTCGGCAAGGCCAAGCAGTACTCGCAGATGGACCGGGCGCCGCACCAGTGGGTCGACGTCCACGACGGCCTCGACTCCACGCTCGTGATGCTGTCGGGCAAGATCGGCGGCGGCATCCGCGTCGTCAAGGAGTACGACCGCAGCCTGCCGAAGATCCCGGCGTACCCGGCCGAGCTGAACCAGGTCTGGACGAACATCATCGACAACGCCCTCGGCGCGATGAAGGGCGAGGGCACGCTGAGGCTGCGGACGTGGCGCGTCGACGACCAGATCCGCGTCGAAATCGGCGACACCGGCCCGGGCATCCCCGCGGACATCAAGCCGCGGATCTTCGAGCCGTTCTTCACGACCAAGCCGGTCGGCGAGGGCACCGGGCTGGGCCTGGACATCTCGTGGAAGATCGTCGTCGAACGGCACCAGGGCGACCTGCGCGTCGAATCCGAGCCGGGGAACACCCGGTTCGAGGTCTGCCTGCCGACGGTCGAGCAGGCCTCGCTCTGA
- a CDS encoding carboxylesterase/lipase family protein, whose product MASVPTVTTELGALVGQAGDGVRVWRGIPYARPPVGELRWKAPQPPSLSGGVHVATEYGPHAMQSPDPMNPAAVCDEDCLYLNVCTPEGPAPEGGWPVLFWLHGGGYRVGHGEQLGDGEEFARAGIVVVTINYRLGSLGFLHLAGIFGESEVDAGVCGFLDQVEALKWVRRNVSAFGGDPERITVYGVSAGAKSVGNLLGSPLGAGLFDQAISSSGGADHVATPEAGTALARRLLDEVGCQDLAALRSLPAKEFVEAQERILSGFQALWLWRPTLHPRVLPEVPIGPIRRGSAAGIPLLVGCNSNEGSTYAMMLGDDVATAPASGVLTNILGDAGASQLLETYLRRVPDLKAARIAALGDERYGIPTQRLADAQSAHAPVYRYRIDIAAPGVPEQLDGGHGTETTMAWKVPLPLAAQGTAVNPARERAALLVHRAWVRFIRDGVADADGPEWPPYGPELRPVLVFREDTDLVLDPRADERKAWGDTEWASGTWFPVT is encoded by the coding sequence ATGGCTTCCGTCCCGACGGTCACGACCGAACTCGGGGCGCTGGTCGGGCAGGCGGGCGACGGCGTCCGCGTCTGGCGCGGGATCCCGTACGCCCGTCCGCCGGTCGGTGAGCTGCGGTGGAAGGCCCCGCAGCCGCCGTCGCTGTCCGGCGGCGTGCACGTGGCGACCGAGTACGGGCCGCACGCGATGCAGTCGCCGGACCCGATGAACCCGGCCGCCGTGTGCGACGAGGACTGCCTGTACCTCAACGTCTGCACGCCGGAGGGACCCGCGCCCGAGGGCGGGTGGCCGGTGCTGTTCTGGCTGCACGGCGGCGGCTACCGCGTCGGCCACGGCGAGCAGCTGGGCGACGGCGAGGAGTTCGCGCGCGCCGGGATCGTCGTGGTCACCATCAACTACCGGCTCGGCTCGCTCGGCTTCCTGCACCTCGCCGGGATCTTCGGCGAGTCCGAAGTGGACGCCGGGGTCTGCGGGTTCCTCGACCAGGTCGAGGCCTTGAAGTGGGTGCGCCGCAACGTCTCCGCGTTCGGCGGGGACCCAGAGCGGATCACCGTCTACGGCGTCTCGGCGGGCGCGAAGAGCGTCGGGAACCTGCTGGGCAGCCCGCTGGGCGCGGGGTTGTTCGACCAGGCCATCAGCAGTTCCGGCGGCGCGGACCACGTGGCGACGCCGGAGGCCGGGACCGCGCTGGCGCGGCGGCTGCTGGACGAGGTCGGCTGCCAGGACCTCGCCGCCTTGCGGTCGCTGCCGGCCAAGGAGTTCGTCGAAGCGCAAGAACGGATCCTGAGCGGCTTCCAGGCGCTGTGGCTCTGGCGGCCGACGCTGCACCCGCGCGTGCTGCCCGAGGTGCCGATCGGGCCGATCCGGCGGGGGAGCGCGGCGGGGATCCCGCTGCTGGTCGGCTGCAACAGCAACGAAGGCAGCACGTACGCGATGATGCTCGGCGACGACGTCGCCACGGCGCCGGCTTCCGGTGTGCTCACGAACATCCTCGGCGACGCAGGGGCGTCACAGCTTCTCGAGACGTACCTTCGGCGCGTTCCCGACCTGAAGGCCGCTCGGATCGCCGCGCTGGGCGACGAGCGCTACGGCATTCCGACGCAGCGGCTCGCCGACGCGCAGTCCGCGCACGCTCCCGTTTACCGGTACCGGATCGACATCGCCGCGCCCGGCGTGCCCGAGCAGCTCGACGGCGGCCACGGCACCGAAACCACGATGGCGTGGAAGGTCCCGCTGCCCTTGGCCGCGCAGGGGACCGCCGTGAACCCGGCGCGCGAGCGGGCGGCGCTGCTCGTCCACCGCGCCTGGGTGCGGTTCATCCGCGACGGCGTCGCCGACGCGGACGGTCCCGAATGGCCACCCTACGGCCCGGAACTGCGCCCGGTGCTGGTTTTCCGGGAAGACACCGATCTGGTGCTCGATCCACGCGCCGACGAGCGGAAAGCCTGGGGCGACACGGAATGGGCGTCCGGGACCTGGTTCCCGGTGACCTGA
- a CDS encoding toxic anion resistance protein, protein MDFALTPPEPVTAIPSERAAGLITLSEDTRSAVSVRASEFASRLEALDVRSPEFTDLLDELLTVGEADMRAAAGVAGTMLDRSLRSAASPQDGVTTSLASLRRTVAELDPAKLPLTGRKLLGVFPVAAGAKRALDRYRAANEPVNALVVDLRGRQDVLRRDNASIKGERERLWKVMGKLAEAAALAEAVDGAIEAQAGVFDLTDPARANALRADVLYPIRQRHQDLLTQLAVSAQGYLALDLVRKNNDELIRGVERAVSTTVSALRVALLVSGALASQRDVLDEVAALQATTDGLIRANTELLDLQSAEIRRASSDPAVATETIRQSFDRIYASIDAIDGFRADAVRTMATTVESLSGEIRRAEDHLRRSHEGEA, encoded by the coding sequence ATGGACTTCGCGCTCACCCCGCCCGAGCCGGTCACCGCGATCCCTTCCGAACGCGCGGCCGGGCTGATCACGCTCAGCGAGGACACGCGGTCGGCAGTCTCCGTTCGCGCTTCGGAGTTCGCGTCCCGGCTCGAAGCCCTCGACGTCCGGTCGCCGGAGTTCACCGACCTGCTCGACGAGCTGCTGACCGTCGGCGAGGCCGACATGCGCGCGGCGGCCGGGGTCGCCGGAACGATGCTCGACCGGTCGTTGCGCAGTGCGGCGTCCCCCCAGGACGGCGTCACGACGAGCCTCGCGAGCCTGCGCCGGACGGTCGCCGAGCTGGACCCGGCGAAGCTGCCGCTCACCGGCCGGAAGCTGCTGGGGGTGTTCCCGGTCGCGGCCGGCGCGAAGCGGGCGCTGGATCGCTACCGCGCGGCGAACGAGCCGGTCAACGCCCTGGTCGTCGACCTGCGCGGCCGCCAGGACGTCCTGCGCCGCGACAACGCCTCGATCAAGGGCGAGCGCGAGCGGTTGTGGAAGGTGATGGGGAAGCTCGCCGAGGCGGCCGCCCTTGCCGAGGCCGTCGACGGCGCGATCGAAGCACAGGCGGGCGTCTTCGACCTGACGGATCCCGCGCGCGCCAACGCGTTGCGCGCGGACGTGCTGTACCCGATCCGGCAACGGCACCAGGACCTGCTGACCCAGCTCGCCGTCAGCGCGCAGGGCTACCTCGCGCTGGACCTGGTGCGCAAGAACAACGACGAGCTGATCCGCGGTGTCGAACGGGCGGTGTCGACGACCGTGTCCGCACTGCGGGTCGCGTTGCTGGTCAGCGGGGCGCTGGCGAGCCAGCGGGACGTCCTCGACGAGGTCGCGGCCCTCCAGGCGACCACCGACGGGCTGATCCGCGCGAACACCGAGCTGCTGGACCTGCAGTCCGCGGAGATCCGCCGGGCGAGCAGCGACCCGGCCGTCGCGACCGAGACGATCCGGCAGTCCTTCGATCGGATCTACGCCTCGATCGACGCGATCGACGGGTTCCGCGCCGACGCCGTCCGCACGATGGCCACGACCGTCGAGTCGCTGTCCGGCGAGATCCGCCGCGCCGAAGACCACCTGCGACGCTCGCACGAGGGGGAAGCATGA
- a CDS encoding substrate-binding domain-containing protein, translating into MRKLWGLALAALLLAGCSDPAAAPQSESAPEPGTLRILAGSELADMQPVLDEAAQATGVKVKFTFTGTLEGAEALANGSADGKYDAVWFSSNRYPAGLPEAAKRLGNQVKIMSSPVVLGLATPVVQRLGWAGKPVSWGEIAAQAGKKAFSYGMTDPSASNSGFSALVGVASALAGAGNAIDARQIASVTPQLTQFFSAQTLSAGSSGWLSDAYVRRATGPDAVDGLINYESVLLSANASGKLPQPLTLVYPSDGVVTADYPLTLLADAGSDARSAHQRLADHLRTPAVQKRIMETTQRRPVVPGVALGPQFAQRDLVELPFPATQQAVDALLSAYFDKLRRPSRTLYVLDTSGSMAGARIDSLRSALVGLTGADTSLTGRFRRFRSREEVTMLPFNTGPGAPRTFTVPEENPAAELAQIKTFAEGLVARGGTAIYDSLSRAYQVLEPLMAADPDRFTSIVLMTDGENANGSSLPDFLTSLASLPPAMKQVPVFTVLFGEGSSDELTQVATRTGGKVFDARNVQLSRVFQEIRGYQ; encoded by the coding sequence ATGAGAAAACTCTGGGGGCTCGCGCTCGCTGCCTTGCTGCTGGCGGGGTGTTCCGATCCGGCGGCCGCGCCGCAAAGCGAGTCCGCGCCCGAACCGGGGACGCTGCGGATCCTCGCGGGCAGCGAGCTGGCGGACATGCAGCCGGTGCTCGACGAAGCCGCGCAAGCCACCGGGGTGAAGGTGAAGTTCACCTTCACCGGCACCTTGGAAGGCGCCGAAGCGCTGGCGAACGGCAGCGCCGACGGCAAGTACGACGCCGTGTGGTTCTCGTCGAACCGCTATCCCGCCGGCCTTCCCGAAGCGGCGAAACGGCTCGGCAACCAGGTCAAGATCATGAGCTCGCCGGTGGTGCTGGGCCTGGCCACGCCGGTGGTGCAGCGGCTGGGCTGGGCCGGCAAGCCGGTCAGCTGGGGTGAGATCGCCGCGCAGGCCGGGAAGAAGGCGTTCAGCTACGGGATGACGGACCCGTCGGCGTCGAACTCCGGGTTCTCGGCGCTGGTCGGGGTCGCGTCGGCGCTGGCGGGCGCGGGCAACGCGATCGACGCCCGGCAGATCGCTTCGGTCACTCCGCAGCTGACGCAGTTCTTCAGCGCCCAAACGCTTTCGGCGGGGTCTTCGGGCTGGTTGTCGGACGCGTACGTCCGGCGCGCGACCGGGCCGGACGCGGTCGACGGGCTGATCAACTACGAGTCCGTGCTGCTGTCGGCGAACGCGTCCGGGAAGCTGCCCCAGCCGCTCACCCTGGTCTACCCGAGCGACGGGGTCGTCACCGCCGACTACCCGCTCACCCTGCTGGCGGACGCCGGTTCCGACGCGCGCTCGGCCCACCAGCGGCTCGCGGACCACCTGCGGACGCCGGCGGTGCAGAAGCGGATCATGGAGACCACGCAACGGCGTCCGGTCGTGCCCGGGGTCGCGCTGGGGCCGCAGTTCGCGCAGCGAGACCTCGTCGAACTGCCGTTCCCGGCGACGCAGCAGGCGGTCGACGCGTTGCTGTCGGCCTACTTCGACAAGCTCCGGCGTCCCTCGCGGACGCTTTACGTGCTCGACACGTCCGGCTCGATGGCGGGCGCGCGGATCGACTCGCTGCGGTCCGCACTGGTCGGGCTGACCGGCGCGGACACCTCCTTGACCGGCCGGTTCCGGCGGTTCCGGAGCCGGGAGGAGGTGACGATGCTGCCGTTCAACACCGGGCCCGGGGCACCGCGGACGTTCACCGTGCCGGAGGAGAACCCGGCGGCCGAACTGGCGCAGATCAAGACGTTCGCCGAAGGACTGGTTGCCCGGGGCGGAACGGCGATCTACGACAGCCTTTCCCGGGCGTACCAGGTGCTCGAGCCGCTGATGGCCGCGGACCCGGACCGGTTCACCTCCATCGTGCTGATGACCGACGGCGAGAACGCGAACGGCTCGTCACTGCCGGACTTCCTGACGTCGCTGGCGTCGCTGCCGCCCGCGATGAAGCAGGTTCCGGTGTTCACGGTCCTGTTCGGGGAAGGCAGCAGCGACGAGCTGACCCAGGTCGCGACGCGGACCGGCGGCAAGGTGTTCGACGCGCGCAACGTCCAGCTGTCCCGGGTGTTCCAGGAGATTCGCGGGTACCAATGA